In Gossypium raimondii isolate GPD5lz chromosome 12, ASM2569854v1, whole genome shotgun sequence, a single window of DNA contains:
- the LOC105762230 gene encoding protein RKD1 codes for MANQCSLNGCWFKSSEMIAKEEEEHYSSPFPPRLPLDSSTVYCNPMDWQFPIEQGFYDEVPLMSTFSTDPLYASLDIEQTSTPTQDGYDGNGFWDELGLLFEPCNKQPMLKDEDINGEGVMKKERVSSKRCKEDQRNIRAKLLSRKVISQYFYMPIIQAAKELNVGLTLLKKRCRELGIRRWPHRKLTSLRTLINNVQELEEGEERESKVREAIEVLERERKMLEEMPDMDLEDKTKRLRQACFKANYKKRKLVPPSIMTQSPSSTGAVGSRASDLDLITRANCRRGLSDSFSSTITMI; via the exons ATGGCAAATCAGTGCTCGCTTAATGGTTGTTGGTTCAAGTCTTCTGAAATGATCgccaaagaagaagaggaacaCTACTCATCTCCTTTCCCACCCCGTCTTCCTCTTGATTCAAG TACTGTGTATTGTAATCCAATGGATTGGCAGTTTCCCATCGAACAAGGCTTTTACGATGAAGTTCCTTTGATGAGTACCTTCTCTACTGATCCTTTATATGCTTCGTTGGACATTGAACAAACTTCAACTCCAACTCAAG ATGGTTATGATGGGAATGGGTTTTGGGATGAACTGGGTTTGTTGTTTGAACCCTGCAACAAACAACCAATGCTTAAAGATGAAGATATAAATGGGGAAGGAGTGATGAAGAAAGAGAGGGTTTCAAGTAAAAGGTGCAAGGAAGATCAACGCAatattagggctaaattgctGTCAAGGAAAGTCATCTCACAGTACTTTTATATGCCCATAATTCAAGCAGCAAAAGAGCTTAACGTGGGGCTGACACTGTTGAAAAAAAGGTGTAGGGAACTCGGAATCAGGAGGTGGCCTCACCGCAAGCTTACGAGCCTCCGAACCCTTATCAACAACGTTCAG GAGTTGGAGGAAGGAGAAGAAAGGGAAAGCAAAGTGAGGGAAGCAATAGAGGTATTGGAAAGGGAGAGGAAAATGTTGGAAGAGATGCCGGACATGGATTTGGAGGACAAGACCAAAAGACTTAGGCAAGCCTGTTTCAAGGCTAATTACAAGAAGAGAAAGCTCGTGCCGCCGTCGATTATGACTCAGTCACCATCTTCCACCGGTGCTGTTGGTAGCCGAGCAAGTGATTTGGATTTAATTACTAGAGCTAATTGTCGCAGGGGTTTGTCAGACTCTTTTTCATCAACCATCACCATGATCTAA
- the LOC105764649 gene encoding putative disease resistance protein RGA3, with translation MAEIASIFVSPIVSKLTETVATLINEEFAAIKGSKKELEKLSSNLITIAAVLEDAEKKQMDAACGRSLKVWLSKLKDIAFDVEDILDTFATEAHLSKVRRIPFRIRMAPEIKQILTKFDLIAKEKSNFSLSVSTDAARSDSQSQNHFPLTNSFVDTTDVLGRDSDKDKIIDQMLSNESDSREGDVSVIPITGMGGLGKTTLAQLIFNNERVKEHFEYRMWVCVTIDFNLQRILRGIIEFHTQMEVSNNLSMDSLLARFKDILAGKDFLLVLDDVWVDNYQDWEPLGNILKLGGKGTRVLVTSRSTKVSDIMATQTPYTLQDLPQQECWSLFKKIAFKDNKNMSSELESIGREIVGKCNGLPLAVKAMGGLLRGNVDVDKWKGILRDSIWELEDEKSLNKPKILPALKLSYDHLPSYLKQCYSYCSIFPKAYVFDRKELVKLWMAQAFIQPRGQKSAEETGREYFDELLTRSFFQTLDIDNKERYRMHDLIHELAVSVSSPQCCQVMDHKSCVSSQQCRHVSLLCQDLESPTCKQVFKTCNKLRTLLLPSEYLKSFGGQTLDQMFRSLKYIRALDLSSSLLTELPDSVGVLKLLRYLDLSRTEIKKLPNSVCKLWNLQTLKLLGCLWLFELPKDLGKMVNLIYLELDDMFWFKCRELPPRMGNLTRLQNLHAFRVLSSTPGRGIGELKNMADLTGKLHISNLENAVNAAEAKLNQKESLQMLLLEWTDKDFNQEDEVRAERDLNHLQPHSNLKGLALHHFKGSNFPSWMTSGLLQNLRTLTLSHCIKCTTISVGQLPRLRELCIKGMLELEEWPEDQCPTLNRLQISTCPKLRKVPNLMLNLTVLKIKKCDSLKALPMAPYLMFLILIDNLVLEDWHEGTLTAVDEQRNPIGQPRPSLIGVLELKLQNCPNIQALPRIFFPQKLEIRGCVQVTSLPVSQRLQHLALEMCSSDALLREIPSTNSLYSLVISKISNLTCFPKLPHLPGLKSLYISECEDLSSLSEEEGSLKSLSSLQLLSIRGCPKLEALPDEGLPTALEGLMIGSCSSLSSLGSKQTLKSLHSLTDMYLEDCPLIQSFPEDGLPSSLKHLEIRGCPLLTEQCQEEGEERPKISHVTDLEIGSI, from the coding sequence ATGGCTGAGATAGCTTCTATTTTTGTTAGTCCTATCGTGTCCAAGCTCACTGAAACTGTTGCAACCTTGATCAACGAAGAATTTGCTGCAATCAAGGGTTCTAAGAAGGAGCTGGAAAAGCTTTCAAGCAATCTAATCACCATTGCAGCTGTGCTTGAGGATGCAGAGAAGAAGCAGATGGATGCAGCCTGTGGTCGATCTTTGAAGGTGTGGCTCTCAAAGCTCAAAGATATTGCTTTTGATGTAGAGGACATATTAGACACTTTTGCAACGGAAGCTCACCTCTCCAAGGTACGCAGAATCCCATTTCGAATCCGTATGGCACCtgaaatcaaacaaattttaacaaaatttgactTGATTGCTAAAGAGAAGAGCAATTTCAGTCTCAGTGTAAGTACTGATGCTGCAAGGTCTGATTCCCAAAGTCAAAACCACTTTCCACTCACCAATTCCTTCGTAGACACAACCGATGTGTTAGGTAGGGATTCtgataaagacaaaataatagATCAGATGCTATCAAATGAAAGTGATAGTAGGGAAGGTGATGTTTCTGTCATTCCCATCACTGGGATGGGAGGCCTAGGCAAAACAACTCTTGCTCAACTCATCTTCAATAATGAACGAGTTAAGGAGCACTTTGAGTACAGGATGTGGGTCTGTGTcactattgatttcaatctccAAAGGATACTCAGGGGAATCATAGAATTTCACACTCAAATGGAGGTCTCTAATAACTTATCCATGGACAGCCTACTGGCACGCTTTAAAGACATCTTAGCTGGGAAAGACTTTCTGCTGGTTTTAGATGATGTTTGGGTTGACAATTACCAAGATTGGGAGCCACTTGGAAACATTTTGAAGCTAGGAGGTAAGGGCACTAGAGTTTTAGTCACTTCTCGATCCACCAAAGTGTCTGACATTATGGCGACCCAAACTCCCTATACCTTACAAGATCTGCCCCAGCAGGAATGTTGGTCCTTGTTCAAAAAAATTGCTTTCAAAGACAATAAGAACATGTCGAGCGAATTGGAAAGCATCGGTAGGGAAATTGTAGGCAAGTGCAACGGCTTGCCTTTGGCGGTGAAGGCAATGGGGGGTCTCCTGCGTGGTAATGTTGATGTAGACAAATGGAAAGGAATCTTGAGAGACAGCATATGGGAGCTAGAAGACGAGAAAAGCCTCAATAAGCCCAAAATTTTGCCAGCCTTGAAATTGAGTTATGACCACCTGCCTTCCTATTTAAAACAGTGTTATTCGTATTGCTCTATATTTCCAAAGGCCTATGTTTTTGATAGGAAGGAGCTGGTCAAGCTTTGGATGGCTCAAGCATTTATTCAACCTAGAGGGCAAAAAAGTGCAGAGGAGACTGGACGTGAATACTTTGATGAGTTGTTAACCAGGTCCTTCTTCCAAACTCTAGACATTGATAACAAAGAGAGATATAGAATGCACGATCTTATCCATGAGTTGGCAGTATCAGTTTCAAGTCCCCAGTGCTGCCAAGTGATGGACCACAAGTCGTGTGTTTCCTCTCAACAATGTCGTCATGTCTCATTGCTCTGTCAGGATTTAGAGAGTCCTACCTGCAAGCAGGTTTTTAAGACGTGTAATAAGCTGCGCACACTCCTGCTGCCTAGCGAGTACTTGAAAAGCTTCGGAGGGCAAACTCTGGACCAGATGTTTCGTTCTCTAAAATACATTCGTGCCTTGGATCTAAGTTCGAGCTTGCTCACGGAATTACCAGACTCTGTTGGAGTGTTGAAGCTATTACGCTACTTGGATCTCTCTAGGACAGAGATCAAGAAGCTTCCCAACTCAGTATGTAAGCTCTGGAATTTGCAGACACTTAAGCTTCTAGGGTGCCTTTGGCTTTTTGAATTGCCCAAGGACCTTGGTAAAATGGTTAACCTGATTTATCTTGAGCTAGATGACATGTTTTGGTTCAAGTGTAGGGAGCTGCCACCAAGGATGGGAAACTTAACCAGGCTACAGAATTTGCATGCATTTCGAGTACTCAGCAGTACACCGGGACGTGGCATTGGAGAACTGAAGAACATGGCGGATCTTACAGGAAAGCTGCATATCTCCAACCTGGAGAATGCAGTGAATGCAGCTGAGGCAAAGCTAAACCAGAAGGAGAGCCTTCAGATGCTGCTGTTAGAATGGACTGACAAAGACTTCAACCAAGAAGATGAAGTCAGAGCAGAGAGGGACCTTAATCACCTCCAGCCTCATTCAAATCTCAAAGGCCTGGCCCTTCATCACTTCAAGGGCTCTAATTTTCCTTCCTGGATGACAAGTGGTTTGCTTCAAAATTTGAGAACACTTACCTTAAGTCATTGCATTAAATGTACTACAATCTCTGTTGGTCAATTACCTCGCCTTAGAGAGCTCTGCATCAAAGGGATGCTGGAACTGGAAGAATGGCCAGAGGATCAATGTCCTACATTGAATAGACTACAAATCAGTACCTGCCCCAAGCTAAGGAAGGTACCAAACTTGATGCTAAATTTAACAGTTCTGAAGATAAAGAAGTGTGATTCACTCAAGGCTCTTCCAATGGCTCCTTATCTGATGTTTTTAATACTTATTGACAATCTTGTTCTGGAGGATTGGCATGAAGGTACGCTCACTGCCGTAGATGAGCAACGCAACCCAATAGGTCAACCTAGGCCTTCTCTTATTGGTGTTTTGGAACTGAAACTGCAAAACTGCCCCAACATACAAGCACTTCCTCGGATATTTTTTCCACAGAAGCTGGAAATAAGAGGATGTGTACAAGTAACTTCCCTTCCGGTCTCGCAACGTCTTCAACATTTAGCTCTTGAAATGTGTTCTAGTGATGCACTCCTAAGAGAAATACCGAGCACCAACTCTCTCTACTCCCTGGTCATCTCGAAAATCTCAAACCTTACCTGCTTCCCCAAATTGCCACATCTTCCGGGGCTTAAGAGTCTGTATATCAGTGAATGCGAAGATCTGTCTTCATTGTCTGAAGAAGAAGGGTCGTTGAAAAGCTTGTCATCTCTCCAACTTCTCTCTATTCGAGGGTGTCCAAAGCTTGAAGCACTTCCTGATGAAGGGTTACCGACAGCACTTGAAGGTCTAATGATTGGCTCATGTTCCAGTCTAAGCTCTCTAGGTTCCAAACAGACCTTAAAGAGCCTTCACTCACTCACGGACATGTATTTAGAGGATTGTCCCTTAATTCAGTCCTTTCCCGAGGATGGACTACCTTCTTCTCTGAAACATTTGGAGATTCGTGGATGTCCCCTGCTAACAGAACAATGCCAAGAAGAGGGTGAAGAACGGCCAAAGATCAGTCATGTTACGGACCTGGAAATTGGTTCCATCTGA
- the LOC105764651 gene encoding lectin, with amino-acid sequence MFKNKNKNKNEEAFLDHKTKKTWEDAKTGKKCFMLYARSLYVTWGGREYWIWNSFKDTSDENIEVAKLSHVCWLDVRGKLKISELSPATLYEVVYEVKLTKGASGWELPVKLRLSLPNGIVQERQVSLLQKPRGQWMELNVGSFHTPDNEDDETGEVCFDFYQHGGHWKSGLVVKGAILRPRKPEPSN; translated from the exons ATGTTTaagaacaagaacaagaacaagaacGAGGAGGCCTTCCTGGATCACAAGACAAAG AAAACCTGGGAAGATGCAAAGACTGGTAAAAAATGCTTCATGTTGTACGCAAGGTCACTCTACGTGACATGGGGTGGCCGTGAGTACTGGATCTGGAACAGTTTTAAAGACACAAg TGATGAAAACATCGAAGTAGCGAAATTAAGCCATGTATGTTGGCTGGATGTGAGAGGGAAGTTGAAAATATCAGAGCTTTCCCCTGCAACTTTATACGAAGTTGTGTATGAAGTAAAGTTGACAAAAGGGGCATCTGGTTGGGAACTTCCAGTGAAGCTCAGACTATCCCTCCCTAATGGAATTGTCCAAGAAAGGCAAGTTAGCCTCTTGCAGAAGCCTAGAGGGCAATGGATGGAGCTCAATGTCGGCAGTTTTCATACACCAGataatgaagatgatgaaactGGAGAAGTTTGCTTTGACTTCTATCAACATGGGGGCCATTGGAAAAGCGGACTTGTTGTGAAGGGTGCCATTTTAAGGCCTAGAAAACCTGAACCATCAAATTAA